Part of the Labilibaculum antarcticum genome, AGTAAAACAGACCAATTTACTTTTCTCTGAAATAAACTCTGTATTTAAAGTTATTTCCTCATTAAAAAACCTTTGACAACCCATAAATAATCCAATCGCTAAGTGAATCAATAAATTTTCAGTCTGATAACTCACCTGAAAAGTAGATTCATTAATTTGAATTGCTCTGAATCGAGGAATCTCAATCGTAGTAAATCTTTCCTTAATTTTTTCATGTATAAAATCATCTATCTGACCGAGGAAATCAAATATACTACTGTTGCCTGCAAAACTGGGTCTAAACAATATAACAAGACGAGAAAAAAGATATTCGCCAAAATTTTTAGCGACATCAGGAACCGAACTTTTTACTTCGGAACTTAACAAGGAGCACAACTCAACAAATTGATCATATGGATAATCTGCTGTGGCTTCGTAAACACCATTGTTACCAACGCCTAAATCAGAAATGATTTTTTCGGTGAGAATTATACCATACTCCTTCTCTATCATTTCCAAAAATTCCGTGAAAAATATTCCCTTCATCGTTCCTCCGCTTTATTATAAACCAAAGCATTATTATTGCATCAGTAAAAACACACATCACTATTTTATAGTGTGTAACGAGCTAGAATAAAAGTAATTGTGTGGGAGATTAAATAAAATTGAAATAATTTAAAGAACCCAATAGAAATAAATCTCTTCTGCTTTACATTATAAATCTCTATTGTTTTGGGTTTTATTTTGGAGTTCATTTAGTAATTTCTGCATCTCCAGATATTTATTCTCATAATCCCATCGGCCTTTGTCTTTGTTATGCGCCAATTCGTAAAATTGAACTGCCTCCTCAGGCTGATTAACTTTTTCGTAAATTTCACCCACGTAGAAGAATGATTCTGCCCTTTCGGGATAATTTGAAATAGAATATTTTAAAAAAGCCATTGCATCATTGTAACGTTCCTCATCTTTAAGCTGAACACATACACTCTCTAAAAGTGAATAGGGTAATTTTTCATTCCTTCCATAATTCAACAATACTTGTCTCTGATATGTTTGAGCTACTTCTACGCCCTTTTCAGCTAATACTTTTACATCAGGATATTTATATTCTGTGAATATTGTTTCCATTCCCTGCATTAAACTTTTACGATACAGTGTGTAATGACTTTCATCGGGCATCCAGGCATAATGCCATTTAAGATCGGATGGTGCTTTTTTCTCTAAGGATAAAATTAAAGATTTGCAGGATTTCAACATCTCGGTAGCTTCTTCGGCAAATGAGATAAATAAGTGTTTTCTTATGGATGAATTTTTGCTTAAGAATTGATCAACATCCTTAACTATCGCCTTATTATTCCACCAAAGAATTGGGCTAAATGCTAAGTACTTATCAAATAAATCGGGTCGAGTAGAAAATGCATGAACGACAAAAAGACCACTGTAGCTATGTCCCATAAGCAGTCTTTGTGTGTTCGCTCTAAAACTTTTGGCTATAAATGGGAATACATCCAACTCAAGAGTTTTGATAAAATCATCGGCTCCACCACGAGTTTTAAAAATACTTTTATTCATGATTGAGTCAACAGGAGTCATATCGCGAAAGCGATCGGTATTAGGAAGCCCGACAACAATGTGTGGAGGAATAAAATGATTATCCATGAGAAAACTTAGAACCTCAATTCCCATATCGAAGTTCGTCTCAGCATCCAATAAATAAATGGTTGGATAGGTGTAATAAGTATCGTCGTATTCGTTAGGAAGCAAAATTTTAACATCGCGATATTCCTTAAGAACCGTGGAATAAAGACGGGAATTGCGCAATTGTTTTACGTTCACTTTGGCATACGAACTCAAGCAAATAAGTAAAGCAAATAGAGTCGAAAGCAAAATTCGCATCATAATAGGATTGGTTTAGATTTAAAGCTTGCAACAAATTACAATTATTTAGAATAAAATCAAAGGTTTACACCTATTTGCCAAGCAATTAACCGACTATTCATAGTAAACATACTGCACAAAAAAAGCCAGAATAATTAAATTCTGGCCTATGGTTAGATGTGCAATAATTTATTCTAAATATAGATCTAAATTTAATTCAAAATCATCATAGATTGTCTTATCTCCCAAATTATCGAAGAATGAACCCGATCCGTAACGCACATTAAACTTAGTTCTATCAATAGTTATTTTACCACTAACATGAACGGTCGCATCATGTTTGTGTAAGCTCACCATAAGTTCAACTTCTTCAGTAATCCCTTTAATTGTGATATTTCCCTTTACTTTATAATTACCATCATCCATCTTAGTGGCAGTAGTAATTACAAATTTTGATTCGGGAAATTTCTCAACACCAAAAAAATCGTCAGATTTTAAATGACCTTCCAATTTTGTTTTATAACCTTCATCTTTTAAGTCAGTACAAACGATACTCTTCATATCAACAACAAAACTACCCTCTACAATCTTATCATCGTTTAAAACCAAGCTTCCAGTGTTCACTTTAATAGTTCCAGAATGTTCGCCAGTCACTTTTTTACCAAGCCATTCAACTTTACTATTTTCGGTGTTTACCTTTAAATTATCTTTTTTTGCAAAAGCAGTACCCGGAGTTAAAACAACACTCGCAAAAAGAGCTGCTATTATTAATGAACCTATTTTTTTCATAACGTCAAATATTAATTATTTCTTTTATTCTTTTTTTAAAAATCTCTGTAAGAATTGTACAATTACAAATGTAGAGGATAAACCTTGCCCGGTAAATGGACAAATTCCCGTTATTGATGGATTATTTTCTAATTAGATTTCGATAATCACTCAAGGTTTGATTGGTGTATTTTTTAAAGAAGCGACTAAAGTAAGCCGGATCCTGAAATCCCAGTTCGTAAGCGATTTCCTTCGTATTTAAATCGGAGCCGTAAAGCATTTTCTTAGCTTCTTTTATGACTCGGTTTCTGATTAGTTCTCCTGCTGTAATACCTGTTGTTTTCTTGGTAATATCATTCAAACATGTAGCTCTCAAATTAAGCAAGTCGGCATAGGACGAAACATTTTTTTGTTCCTTGTATTTATCATCAATTAACTGTTTAAATTTAATGATTACCGAACCTGGATGATCCTCATCAAAACTTACATTCAAGTCGTGTTGATCTTCGTATATCCTTCTTGATTCCAATAAAAAGAGTTTTAGCTGTTGCAGTAACATCTCGTGACGGTAGCGATCATCATTAGCAAATTCTTTTTCCATCAAATCGGTAATTCCTTTAAAAACGATTTGTTGCTTTTCATCCAACTGAATTATTGACCGAAAATCAGGATTACTGAACAAAGTAGAATCGGAAACAGAATCGGCCCCACTCTCTTTCACGGCAAAAAATGTTTCATTAAAAGTAATGCTGTAGCCTGTGCAATGTGCATTAATAATAAAACGGTGCATTAAACCTGGTGGCACAAAAAGTATTGAATTTTCGCGTAAGGTATACTCAACATATTTGGTGGCGTGTATAGCCTGGCCTTCCTTAATCCATGTTATTGTATAAAAATCATGCATATGATCGTCCCCATTCTGCTTTCTAACCTCAGTACACATGTTCTGAAGTTTGTGAATATGGAATAACGCATTGGATTCTGCTACTTCCTCAAATAATTCTGAAGGTTCTCTCTTCATCTGATCTTTTTTTTTGTTCTAGTAAATTTATGCAATTAATTCCAGACCTGTGCGTCTTATTCTTGTTAATCGGATGTTAAAATTCGACTATATTGCCGTATTCCTAACTAATAATCCTGGCAACCACCCGTTTTTGACTTGTTGAAGTATGATTTATTCAATTGTAAAATCCTACCTGTAAAGTTCTTAGCGAAATCATTCATATTATTCGTTAAAAAAATGCCAAAACATTTGGACTAGTCAGTCTAAAACCCCTATATTTGCAGGGCTATTAAGAAAAAAGGACGCGTAGCATAACTGGATAGTGCACCTCGTTACGGCCGAGGAGGTTGGGGGTTCGAGTCCCTCCGTGTTCACCAAAAAAATCTACTTAGGTCAAGGGGCTTCCACCCTCTAAGCTAGAGAATCGTCATCGTTTATTCGGTGGCGATTTTTTATTTTTAAGCCTTTTCTATTTTTCCCTGTAGAATCTGAAATTTGATTAAAATAGAAAAAGAGATCAGGACGCGTAGCATAAGTGGATAGTGCATGATCCATCCAAAGTTACGGCCGTAAAGGTTGGTGTTCGTAACATGTTCATGACGAGGAACGAGGAATAATCCCTCCGTGTTCACAATAAAAATCTTACTTAGGTCAAGGGGCTTCCACCCTCTAAGCTAGAGAATCGTCATCATTTATTTGTTGGCGATTTTTTGGTTTTAAGCCTTTTCTATTTTATCTGAAATTTGATATTAATATAAAAATTAAAATCCGAACCTTAGAACAGTTCCGATAATTTGTGAGTCAAAGCTTGATTTTAGGATGGTTTCGAATGTTACCAATTTTCAATAAAAGGAGTGAACCTCATTATTTTCTGCTTGTCCTTTAGCCGGACGGGCTTTTCATTTTTGATTCATTCTTAGATTTAACGGGTATTCATGAAATTTATATCTGAATAAAAAGAACTCGCTAGGCTTAAACAACTTTTTGTTCTTACTGCTCTCTTCACTATGCGGGTTCTAATCTTTAGTCTCAATGTTAAATCTCAGATTCAACTTGTGCGACTGATTCTGGTTTAAATCATCATTTAAAATTCAAAAGGAGTGTTGAAATTTCCAACGGAGATACACTTGAGAACAAAAAATGATTATTGCTATAAAATCCATAGTCTTTCCATAAATATCAGTCTCTATGCAATAAATATTAAGTCTTTCCCCAAATTTTAAAAGCTTTCCGGGAAAGAAACTAAATAATAGGGAAAGAGAGCGAAAATCATAGAAATACTTGAAATTTATGAGCAAGATTAAGTATATGACGGAAAGATGAGAATAAATAGGGAAAGACTAGAGTTTTTCGCAATACCGATACGAGAATAGTGAAAAAACGATAAGCTGTTTAATTCCCCACGCTTTGCTAGCATTTTATTACACTTGGGTGATGTTCTCCTGAGCTTTTTAGGATTTTATACTGCTGATGCGATGCTGAAATTGGGTTTGGGAGGGAAATACTTAGCTTCGGGAAAGAAAAAGGCTGGGCGGGTGGCTCAGCCTTGATTTTCCTTAAAGGGCACAGCAAATCACGAAACGCTGCCAGGTATTCTACGCTGTCAGGATATCGTAATTGGAGTTCGTAATATGACTGGGTTTATTCTTTTATGAAGCGAATAAAAACAGTCAACACCACTCTCTAATTACCGTATTTGGAACACAGGTGTAAGAAATACAAATAGAATCGGTTAAAAAGGCGTTCTCTTAGGGAATTAATACTCAGAAATCTTTAAAAGCAATCTTATTTTATCACCACAAAGGTCACCGAGAAAACACAGAGTATTTACTTGAAACTCACACTCACATTATCTGCAAAAATCATAAACATCATGAGGATCTGCGTCTGAAATAATTTAAACTTATTGAGGGGCAATCCCGAAGGGATTTTACGTTTATAGCAAGTGATTGAAAATAAGAAATTCGCCCCCATCGGGGTCGTACATCCACGAATTGACTATTTCTATAAACATTTGAATCCTTTAGATTCTGTTCCTTCACCATTAGTTCGATAAAAGAGTTTAGTATAAATATTGGATTTTGTTAGAGTTACTTCTCATTTATCAGAAAATGAAAGCTTTGAATATTACAATTATAGCTTTATCATTTTCTTTGTCAATGTTATTTCACCATTACTTAATTGAACTAAGTATAATCCTTCTTTTAGGTTGGATACATCAATTGCCGATGACAGATTTAATGACGTAGTAAGCACTGTTCTTCCTGAACTATCAAGAATTTTAACAGCATAATCTTCAGGCTTATCGATTTGAATATTTAATAAGGTATTTACAGGATTTGGAAAGATCTTTAAGCTGGATCGATTCACCTCTTCATATACTCCAGTAATGGTTCCTAATTCATAAACCCGTACCCAATCGATGATTACTGAGCAAGGGAATTTTGCCTCAGGAACAATCGATCCGCCATAAGAATTTTGTCCACCACCAACTCCAGCACTTAAAATTGCATACATCTTATTCTCAAAAGGATGCCATTCGTCGAAATGATTGGAATACTCAGAAATTCCAGTTCTATTCCCTTCAATCTCTGAAATGGCAAAAGCATCCTGCCCGTCTTTTTGAAAACCATCACCGTCATTCAAATAATGAATATGATACACATGATCATCGACAAAAAACTCAATTCTATCATCATACCAGTCTATGCCGTAATTATGGAAACCGTAACTTCCTGCATTAGAATCATCCAACGAAGGTGGATAAGATCCATAACCCGGTTCAGATGGGATTGGAACTTCCTGAAATTCGTAGCTGTAATAAGCTCCTGCATGTGCATGATTCCATTCTTGCCACTGGTTATTTTCCCAAAACCAAGCATAATGGACACTTCCAAGATTATGAAATGGAATTGAACCAACATATTCCATGATGTCAATCTCTCCGCCCTGTGGCCACATGATATAGTCCAATCCATTCGGTATTTCATCCGGCATCATCCAAAACGCAAAACCTTGTCCCATGTGTTTCACATCACGGGGAAAAACCCGCGCAACAATTCTATGTCCTGGCCCCCAAGAGGCTTTACCTGCAGTATTTATTCTCCCACTTGTGTAATTTCTATCTACATAAAATTCTTTTTGTGTGGTTATGACCAAACAAGCCCCTTCTGCTCCATCAATATGATCCTGAAAGCTTACATTATCAATTCTATTTGTTGCACGGTCAAGCTGACCTGTTCCCCAATCTCCATTTACACCTGTTCCCGTTTCGTAAGTCCATTTGCTTGCATCTAAAACACCATCATTAAAATTATCTTCCCAAATTAGATTTCCAACCTGTGCAGAAATTGAAAAGCCCATTAAGTAGAATAAAATAAATGCAGAAATAAATTTCATATCACAATAAATTTTATTGATTAAAAATTGAACGAGACAGTCTCATTTATCAGAAAATTAAACTTTTCATTCCTAAGATAACGACCGGCTGTTTTTGATGTATTATCAAAACAGCCGGTCGAAATTCCTCTTATCTACATATTTGTGATCATTATTATGGATTATAAGTAAAACCTTTACATTTTTCAACCAATTCCATAACCTGTGCATGAGATATTTCACCATGTGTTATGTATGGAAATTTAAGTAATGGATGATCGACCAGAAAGCCTGGGAAATCTGCAGTATAACCTGATTTTCCTTCTCCTGTGAATCCTTTGATCCAATTTGGAACTAATTCCATTAGCAATGCACGGGTTTGCTTGTTTTTCCAGTATTCGCTAAAAAATGTATACTCGTCGAAAGCCAAAGGAACTTGCTGGGTCGATTGCAAAGCAACAACTTCAGATAATCTGATATCACGGGAAGAAGCTCCTATTGAAATTGAGAAATCACCACTTTCGGCAATCCACATTTCTCTTTTGCCATCGTAGTAGGAAAAATCACGTGCTTCCAATTTGAAAGTCACTTCTTTTTCTTCTCCAGATTCCAACTCAACTTTAACAAATTTCTTCAACTCTTTCTTTGGACGCTGAAGTGTTGATTTTTGATCGGTAACATACAATTGAACGATTTCTTTTCCTTTCACATCACCTGTGTTTTTAACAGTTACTGTTGCACTTACTCCGTCTTTATCGGTAGTGTTTTTAGCCGATAATTTAAGATCGCTGTATTCAAATGTAGTGTATGACAATCCAAAGCCAAATGGGAAGAGAGGTTCAATTTTCTTCTCATCGTAGTAACGATAACCAACAAAAATGCGTTCGCCGTAAAGAACCTCGCCTTGCTCACCCGGAAAATTAAAAAATGAAGGTGTGTCTTCCAATTTCATTGGAAATGTTTCGGCCAGCTTACCTGATGGATTTACTTTCCCGAACAAAACATCGGCAACAGCTCCTGCTCCTGCTTGTCCGCCTAACCAGGTTTCCAAAATGCCATCCACTTCATTTATCCATGGCATGGTAACTGCGCTTCCGTTGGTAAGTACCGCAACCGTATTTTTCTGAACTTTCGCAATCTCACTAATTAGTTTATTGTGAGAAGCAGGCATATGAATATGGGTTCGGTCAATGCCTTCCGATTCGTACTGCAATGGCAAACCTGCAAATACCAATGCAATATCGGCAGCAGCAGCCACTTTTTTGGCCTCATCTATTAGTGAAGTATCATTATCATCAGACAATTTATAGCCCTGAGCGTAACTTACTTTTATGTCCTTGCCATATTCTTTTTTGATCATGTCTAAGGCCTTATCGAGTTGGGTCGGTTTCACTTCAGAACTTCCGTTTCCCTGATAACGGGGCGCTGAAGCAAATTCTCCAATAATGGCTACACGCTTGTACTTCTCTTTTGTGACAGGTAAAATCTGATTCTCGTTCTTCAAAAGTGTTATGGCTTCGGAAGCAACCTGTCGTGCAAAATTATGGTGCTTATCCGCGTTGAGTTCTGCACCTTCTTTTTCAAGTGATTTCGCTTTAAAAACAACAGTCAATATTTCTTTCACCAATTGATCGACAACGGCTATATCCAGATCTCCATTTTTAACAGCCTCCACAACAAGAGAGTCATTTACAGCACTAACGCTGGGCATTTCGATATGCATGCCAGCTTTCATTGCTTCAACCCGGTTAACCACTGCAAACCAATCTGAAATAACAATGCCTTTAAATCCCCATTCTTTTTTAAGAATATCGGTTAACAAGTAAGGACTTTGAGTACCGTAAACACCCTGAACTCTATTGTAACAAGCCATAATTGTCCACGGCTGTGCTTTTTTTACAGCAATTTCGAATGGAGTCAGGTAGATTTCGTGCAAAGTACGCGTATCCATATCGGAGTTGTTGTACATACGCATGGTCTCCACATTATTGGCGGTAAAATGTTTTAATGATGTGCCTACTCCCTGACTTTGAACGCCATTAATATAAGCCGCTCCCAGTTCACCTGATAAAATTGGATCTTCAGAGAAGAACTCAAAATTTCTACCAGCCAAAACAGAACGTTTGATGTTTACACCAGGACCCAGAATCACATTTACATCTTGTGCCTGACATTCTTCTCCCAAGGATTGTCCTACTTTATAAAGCAAATCCAAATCCCAGGTTGCAGCCAATGCTGATGCCGTTGGGAAACAAGTAGCGGGCAATTGATCGCCATAACCCGGTTTATTGGTTGCTGGTGCACGGCGCAGGCCATGGGGACCATCTGCTACCCAAATCCAAGGGATATTCAGGCGTTCGATTGGCTGAGTACTCCAGTCATCGCGACCGGAACAAAGAGCTGCTTTCTCCTCTAAAGTTAATTCAGAAACCAATTGGTTTATCTTATCCTGAATAGCTTGTTCGTCTTTTGTAGATTGAGCTTTCATAGCTAGTGAAGTTAAAATAAAGACACTAAACAAAAATAAATTTCTCATATGCTATTAGTTAATAATTACAATGTTTAAAATACAAATAGTTGATGCAACAACTATCATTTATTATAGTAAAACTTTTTGAATTTCGAGGCTTTAGAATGATCACCAATCAGTATTTTAAAATCTCCCGTCTCGTTAGTCCACTGGTTATTTTCCCCAACAAAGGCGAGGTCTTTTAATTGGACCGATTTATTGTTTTTACCTGAAAAACATACGCCTAAAAAAAGCAAGAGGATAAAACAATAATGAATATTTTTTTATTCAGAATAAGGGAATCTTTGTTAGTTACTGAAGTTCATACACCCGCACATAATCGATAATCATTTTCTGAGAACTAATTGTTTCATCAATTCCATAGTAACCACCCCAACCTCCACCAATAGCAAGGTTCAATATAATATTCTGTGCTTTGCCAAATGGCCAAGACAATTCCGTACTGTTATCCGTATAAGAAAAGTAATGCTTATCATCCACATAAATTTTTACATAATCGGGAGACCATTCGACTCCATAGGTATGATATTCTCCATTCATATTCTTTACCTCAACAGTATTAGTCGGTTGATTACCCAATTTAAAATAACGTGCGGCACTGTGAGCTGAAGCGTGAGCAATTCCATTGCCGGTTTCATCATCCATTTCGTAACCAACACTTTCCAGAATATCAATCTCTCCGCAATAGGGCCATGACAATTCATCAAGATATTCATCGCCTAAAGTCCATCCTGCAGCCCAGTTGCCCTTATTGTGGGGAACTTTGGCTCTAAATTCGATTTTCCCATACAAAAAGCTCACTTTTCCTCTTGTCGTTAATCTTGCAGATGTCCATTTTTGCCCCATATCATCCTTTCGCCCCTCAATAATCAGATTACCATCTTCAACACGAGCATTCTCAGCACGACTATGGGTGTAATATTGTAATTCGGAATTTCCCCATCCCCAGTTTCCTAAGTCGTAGTTCCACTTCGTACTATCCGGTAGTCCATTCTTTTCAAATTCATCAGACCAAACAATTACCCATTTTTCTCCTGTAGTACTTTGAGTTAGTAATTTTGGTGTTTTTGTATGCTCTTGCAGTAATGTAAATTTAATCCAATCGATATTTACCTTAGCATTAGGCAAATGCAATTTCATCTTATGAACACCTAAATTTAAAGGACTTCCATCTTTAAAAACCGTTGTGAAACTTTCTTCGGATGT contains:
- a CDS encoding family 16 glycosylhydrolase encodes the protein MRFHKLLLESAILFALMLFFQSCMLTDKSKNSEEIVKEVRVEAEDYTGSSNNPEIRITKSGDKYVRSEKDGWIAFDVNVPIAGRYKTQISLSSADSLQTCWIEDHCDNKDDRNYNITSAVLVPKSTSEESFTTVFKDGSPLNLGVHKMKLHLPNAKVNIDWIKFTLLQEHTKTPKLLTQSTTGEKWVIVWSDEFEKNGLPDSTKWNYDLGNWGWGNSELQYYTHSRAENARVEDGNLIIEGRKDDMGQKWTSARLTTRGKVSFLYGKIEFRAKVPHNKGNWAAGWTLGDEYLDELSWPYCGEIDILESVGYEMDDETGNGIAHASAHSAARYFKLGNQPTNTVEVKNMNGEYHTYGVEWSPDYVKIYVDDKHYFSYTDNSTELSWPFGKAQNIILNLAIGGGWGGYYGIDETISSQKMIIDYVRVYELQ
- a CDS encoding helix-turn-helix domain-containing protein, which produces MKREPSELFEEVAESNALFHIHKLQNMCTEVRKQNGDDHMHDFYTITWIKEGQAIHATKYVEYTLRENSILFVPPGLMHRFIINAHCTGYSITFNETFFAVKESGADSVSDSTLFSNPDFRSIIQLDEKQQIVFKGITDLMEKEFANDDRYRHEMLLQQLKLFLLESRRIYEDQHDLNVSFDEDHPGSVIIKFKQLIDDKYKEQKNVSSYADLLNLRATCLNDITKKTTGITAGELIRNRVIKEAKKMLYGSDLNTKEIAYELGFQDPAYFSRFFKKYTNQTLSDYRNLIRK
- a CDS encoding heme NO-binding domain-containing protein; this encodes MKGIFFTEFLEMIEKEYGIILTEKIISDLGVGNNGVYEATADYPYDQFVELCSLLSSEVKSSVPDVAKNFGEYLFSRLVILFRPSFAGNSSIFDFLGQIDDFIHEKIKERFTTIEIPRFRAIQINESTFQVSYQTENLLIHLAIGLFMGCQRFFNEEITLNTEFISEKSKLVCFTLSKSQVLV
- a CDS encoding T9SS type A sorting domain-containing protein; its protein translation is MKFISAFILFYLMGFSISAQVGNLIWEDNFNDGVLDASKWTYETGTGVNGDWGTGQLDRATNRIDNVSFQDHIDGAEGACLVITTQKEFYVDRNYTSGRINTAGKASWGPGHRIVARVFPRDVKHMGQGFAFWMMPDEIPNGLDYIMWPQGGEIDIMEYVGSIPFHNLGSVHYAWFWENNQWQEWNHAHAGAYYSYEFQEVPIPSEPGYGSYPPSLDDSNAGSYGFHNYGIDWYDDRIEFFVDDHVYHIHYLNDGDGFQKDGQDAFAISEIEGNRTGISEYSNHFDEWHPFENKMYAILSAGVGGGQNSYGGSIVPEAKFPCSVIIDWVRVYELGTITGVYEEVNRSSLKIFPNPVNTLLNIQIDKPEDYAVKILDSSGRTVLTTSLNLSSAIDVSNLKEGLYLVQLSNGEITLTKKMIKL
- a CDS encoding YceI family protein, which translates into the protein MKKIGSLIIAALFASVVLTPGTAFAKKDNLKVNTENSKVEWLGKKVTGEHSGTIKVNTGSLVLNDDKIVEGSFVVDMKSIVCTDLKDEGYKTKLEGHLKSDDFFGVEKFPESKFVITTATKMDDGNYKVKGNITIKGITEEVELMVSLHKHDATVHVSGKITIDRTKFNVRYGSGSFFDNLGDKTIYDDFELNLDLYLE
- a CDS encoding glycoside hydrolase family 3 C-terminal domain-containing protein; this translates as MRNLFLFSVFILTSLAMKAQSTKDEQAIQDKINQLVSELTLEEKAALCSGRDDWSTQPIERLNIPWIWVADGPHGLRRAPATNKPGYGDQLPATCFPTASALAATWDLDLLYKVGQSLGEECQAQDVNVILGPGVNIKRSVLAGRNFEFFSEDPILSGELGAAYINGVQSQGVGTSLKHFTANNVETMRMYNNSDMDTRTLHEIYLTPFEIAVKKAQPWTIMACYNRVQGVYGTQSPYLLTDILKKEWGFKGIVISDWFAVVNRVEAMKAGMHIEMPSVSAVNDSLVVEAVKNGDLDIAVVDQLVKEILTVVFKAKSLEKEGAELNADKHHNFARQVASEAITLLKNENQILPVTKEKYKRVAIIGEFASAPRYQGNGSSEVKPTQLDKALDMIKKEYGKDIKVSYAQGYKLSDDNDTSLIDEAKKVAAAADIALVFAGLPLQYESEGIDRTHIHMPASHNKLISEIAKVQKNTVAVLTNGSAVTMPWINEVDGILETWLGGQAGAGAVADVLFGKVNPSGKLAETFPMKLEDTPSFFNFPGEQGEVLYGERIFVGYRYYDEKKIEPLFPFGFGLSYTTFEYSDLKLSAKNTTDKDGVSATVTVKNTGDVKGKEIVQLYVTDQKSTLQRPKKELKKFVKVELESGEEKEVTFKLEARDFSYYDGKREMWIAESGDFSISIGASSRDIRLSEVVALQSTQQVPLAFDEYTFFSEYWKNKQTRALLMELVPNWIKGFTGEGKSGYTADFPGFLVDHPLLKFPYITHGEISHAQVMELVEKCKGFTYNP
- a CDS encoding alpha/beta hydrolase-fold protein, producing MMRILLSTLFALLICLSSYAKVNVKQLRNSRLYSTVLKEYRDVKILLPNEYDDTYYTYPTIYLLDAETNFDMGIEVLSFLMDNHFIPPHIVVGLPNTDRFRDMTPVDSIMNKSIFKTRGGADDFIKTLELDVFPFIAKSFRANTQRLLMGHSYSGLFVVHAFSTRPDLFDKYLAFSPILWWNNKAIVKDVDQFLSKNSSIRKHLFISFAEEATEMLKSCKSLILSLEKKAPSDLKWHYAWMPDESHYTLYRKSLMQGMETIFTEYKYPDVKVLAEKGVEVAQTYQRQVLLNYGRNEKLPYSLLESVCVQLKDEERYNDAMAFLKYSISNYPERAESFFYVGEIYEKVNQPEEAVQFYELAHNKDKGRWDYENKYLEMQKLLNELQNKTQNNRDL